The Chionomys nivalis chromosome 20, mChiNiv1.1, whole genome shotgun sequence genome includes a region encoding these proteins:
- the Adam29 gene encoding disintegrin and metalloproteinase domain-containing protein 29: protein MTVIEALLCMRIFSLTQLFGIFLSFPGLTQAGHQHYHNPTEVVILLKVTGKARGMKSPNWISYSLKLGGQKHIIHMKINKFFIARNLPMFTYSDQGYLLEDYPFVRDDCYYHGYVEGDPESLVSLNSCFGGFQGLLEINHNVYEIMPKKFSTKFEHLVYKMDSNKTESKTSSLMKDNITCQVELQKTGNSTLQQSDFKGWWTHIRIVELVVVVDKTLYEHYKSNDTIMMSDLYAVINMVDIIYDVIGIRILLVGLEVWNKKNFIVIDDVRKSLNLYCQWKAGNLVHRLKHDTTHLFIYRHLRGLSGIGSTSGMCDPNRSCAIVTFINRTLNLRALGVSHHLGHNLGMNHDEYTCKCGYSKCIMHISNPPIPKFSNCSYNSFWNYSVRKANCLMENMYTKDIFDLTYCGNGIVENDEQCDCGSLRRCAKDLCCMSNCTLSLGSACAFGLCCKNCQFLPSGALCRKEANICDLPEWCNGTSHKCPDDVYVEDGIPCNVSAYCYEKQCNDRNEYCRKIFGQHAKAANANCYKEVHSKGDRFGHCGLQGPGYIKCENDDALCGRLQCDNVSEIPKMKAHSTVHFAVVKGLSCWGTDYHRGTRLDDIGDVKDGTECGQDHICIRRHCVHISALDSNCSPTFCHKRGICNNKHHCHCNYLWDPPNCVIKGYGGSIDSGPPPKIKRKKKICYPCLLILAVLFILLGSLCCLLYSRKERKPKPPTEPIKLTPAKTEKPLNRQQTSSVGSRSLPQSKVPSAPPSKTPSIKSAH from the coding sequence ATGACTGTGATTGAAGCACTGTTATGTATGAGGATCTTTTCCCTAACACAATTGTTtggaatttttctgtcttttcctggacTCACCCAGGCTGGACATCAGCACTACCACAATCCCACAGAAGTAGTGATTCTGTTGAAGGTAACTGGGAAAGCCAGAGGCATGAAATCTCCAAATTGGATATCCTACAGCTTGAAACTTGGAGGCCAGAAACATATTATCCACATGAAGATCAACAAATTTTTTATAGCCAGGAACCTCCCAATGTTTACCTACTCTGACCAGGGTTATCTGCTTGAAGATTATCCTTTTGTACGAGATGATTGCTACTATCATGGTTATGTGGAGGGAGACCCAGAATCCTTAGTTTCCCTCAACAGTTGTTTTGGAGGCTTTCAAGGACTATTAGAGATAAATCACAATGTTTATGAAATTATGCCCAAGAAGTTTTCTACCAAATTTGAACATCTGGTCTATAAAATGGATAGTAATAAAACAGAATCAAAAACTTCCAGCCTTATGAAAGATAATATAACATGCCAAGTGGAGTTACAAAAAACTGGTAACTCCACTCTCCAGCAAAGTGACTTTAAAGGCTGGTGGACCCACATTAGAATTGTTGAATTAGTAGTGGTGGTGGATAAGACTCTATATGAGCACTATAAAAGTAACGACACAATCATGATGTCAGATCTATATGCTGTGATCAATATGGTGGATATTATTTATGATGTAATTGGTATCAGAATATTATTGGTTGGTTTGGAGGTTTGGAATAAGAAAAACTTTATTGTAATCGATGATGTAAGAAAATCTCTTAACCTGTATTGCCAGTGGAAAGCTGGAAACCTTGTTCATCGACTAAAACATGATACCACACATCTTTTCATATACAGGCACTTGAGAGGATTAAGTGGCATAGGCTCAACAAGTGGGATGTGTGATCCAAACCGTAGCTGTGCAATTGTTACTTTCATAAACAGAACTTTAAACCTCCGTGCCCTCGGAGTGTCTCATCACTTAGGCCATAATTTGGGCATGAACCATGACGAATATACATGTAAGTGTGGATACAGCAAGTGCATAATGCACATTAGTAACCCACCGATACCCAAATTTAGCAACTGTAGTTACAATTCTTTTTGGAATTACTCTGTACGGAAAGCAAATTGTTTGATGGAAAACATGTACACAAAGGATATCTTTGATCTGACGTACTGCGGAAATGGCATTGTTGAAAACGACGAGCAGTGTGACTGTGGGTCTTTACGGCGCTGTGCAAAAGATCTCTGTTGTATGTCAAACTGCACTCTGAGTTTGGGATCTGCCTGTGCCTTTGGACTTTGCTGTAAAAACTGCCAGTTTTTACCATCCGGGGCGTTGTGTAGAAAAGAGGCTAACATTTGTGATCTTCCAGAGTGGTGCAATGGAACATCCCATAAGTGTCCAGATGATGTCTATGTAGAAGATGGAATTCCCTGTAATGTCTCTGCCTATTGCTATGAAAAGCAATGCAACGACCGTAACGAATACTGTAGGAAGATTTTTGGCCAGCATGCGAAGGCTGCAAATGCAAATTGCTACAAAGAAGTACACTCCAAAGGGGATCGTTTTGGCCACTGTGGTCTTCAAGGACCTGGGTACATAAAGTGTGAAAACGATGATGCCCTTTGTGGAAGACTTCAGTGTGATAATGTGTCAGAAATTCCCAAGATGAAAGCTCACAGCACTGTGCACTTTGCTGTTGTCAAAGGCTTGTCTTGCTGGGGCACTGACTACCACCGTGGGACACGTCTAGATGACATTGGTGATGTGAAAGATGGCACAGAGTGTGGCCAAGATCATATCTGCATCCGTAGGCATTGTGTGCATATATCTGCATTAGACAGCAACTGTTCACCTACATTCTGTCATAAGAGGGGCATCTGCAACAATAAACATCACTGCCACTGCAACTATTTGTGGGATCCTCCTAACTGTGTAATAAAGGGCTATGGAGGTAGTATAGACAGTGGCCCACCTCCCaagataaagaggaagaaaaaaatttgttACCCATGTCTGTTAATActtgctgttttatttattttattaggttCTCTTTGCTGCCTTCTTTAttctaggaaagaaagaaaaccaaagccgCCAACCGAGCCAATTAAGCTGACACCTGCAAAAACAGAGAAACCTTTAAACAGACAACAAACTAGTTCAGTGGGCTCCCGGAGTCTACCTCAGTCAAAAGTGCCGTCAGCACCACCTTCAAAAACTCCATCTATAAAAAGTGCCCATTAA